In one window of Gossypium arboreum isolate Shixiya-1 chromosome 4, ASM2569848v2, whole genome shotgun sequence DNA:
- the LOC108460939 gene encoding calcium-dependent protein kinase 20-like has translation MGNACAGPSNLGGNGFFQSVTQAVWRQRPPIQDQLPAANEDNSNKGSDESNKSKGSDDCQDSAATENTAPVPVKIPNAEPKNKEGNNANKASGQKPNNLKRLTSTELESVLGRKTGNMKELYSLGRKLGQGQFGTTFFCVEKSTGKEFACKSIAKRKLTSTDDLEDVRREVHIMHHLAGHPNVIQIIGAYEDAVAIYLVMEFCAGGELFDRIIQRGHYTERKAAALARVMVGVVQACHSLGVMHRDLKPENFLFINKDEDAPLKAIDFGLSMFFKPGEIFNDVVGSPYYVAPEVLQKHYGPECDVWSAGVIIYILLCGVPPFWDETEQGIFEQVMRGELDFTSEPWPSISNSAKDLVRRMLIKDPKRRLTAHEVLCHPWVQEDGIAPDKPLDSAVLSRLKQFSAMNKLKKIAIRVIADSLSEEEIAGLKEMFKMIDADNSGNITLEELKIGLEKVGSKLKDSEINGLMQAADIDNSGTIDYSEFIAAMLHLNKIQKEDHLFAAFNYFDKDGSGYITPDELQQACEQFGLQDVHLEDVIREVDQDNDGRIDYSEFVAMMQDTGLTGKHKTFKH, from the exons ATGGGGAACGCATGCGCTGGGCCAAGTAATCTTGGTGGGAATGGATTCTTCCAATCTGTCACACAGGCGGTTTGGCGGCAAAGGCCGCCTATTCAGGACCAATTGCCGGCGGCTAATGAAGATAACAGCAACAAAGGTTCCGACGAATCTAATAAATCCAAGGGCTCGGATGATTGTCAAGATTCCGCTGCAACTGAGAACACTGCCCCTGTACCCGTCAAGATCCCCAATGCGGAGCCCAAGAATAAGGAAGGGAACAATGCCAATAAGGCTTCGGGTCAAAAGCCAAACAATTTGAAGAGGTTGACAAGCACGGAACTGGAGTCAGTGCTTGGAAGGAAAACCGGGAATATGAAGGAGCTATATAGCTTGGGGCGTAAGTTAGGTCAAGGACAATTCGGAACAACGTTTTTCTGTGTTGAAAAAAGCACTGGGAAAGAGTTCGCCTGCAAATCCATTGCCAAGAGGAAGCTGACCTCAACTGATGATTTGGAGGATGTTAGAAGGGAGGTTCATATAATGCACCATCTCGCAGGTCACCCTAATGTGATACAAATCATAGGTGCTTACGAAGATGCTGTGGCTATTTATCTTGTTATGGAGTTTTGTGCTGGTGGGGAGCTTTTTGATAGAATCATTCAGAGAGGGCATTATACCGAGAGAAAGGCAGCTGCGCTTGCTAGGGTAATGGTTGGTGTTGTTCAAGCATGTCATTCTCTTGGTGTTATGCATCGTGACCTCAAGCCCGAAAATTTCCTGTTCATTAACAAGGATGAGGACGCCCCACTTAAAGCAATTGATTTTGGGCTTTCAATGTTCTTTAAGCCAG GTGAAATATTCAATGATGTGGTTGGAAGTCCATATTATGTGGCTCCAGAAGTGTTGCAGAAGCACTATGGTCCAGAATGTGATGTTTGGAGTGCTGGAGTGATCATTTATATTTTACTTTGTGGAGTCCCCCCATTCTGGGATG AAACGGAGCAAGGGATATTTGAGCAGGTTATGAGAGGTGAACTCGACTTTACATCAGAGCCATGGCCTAGTATCTCTAACAGTGCAAAGGACTTGGTACGACGAATGCTTATAAAGGACCCTAAAAGGCGGTTGACAGCCCATGAAGTTCTTT GTCACCCTTGGGTTCAGGAGGATGGCATTGCTCCTGATAAACCTCTTGATTCAGCTGTCCTATCGCGTTTGAAGCAATTTTCTGCAATGAATAAGCTGAAGAAAATTGCCATCAGA GTCATTGCTGATAGCCTATCAGAAGAGGAAATTGCAGGCCTGAAAGAAATGTTTAAGATGATAGATGCAGATAACAGTGGGAATATCACTCTTGAGGAACTGAAAATTGGTTTGGAAAAAGTTGGTTCTAAGCTCAAGGATTCTGAGATTAATGGGTTAATGCAAGCT GCAGACATTGATAACAGTGGTACTATAGACTATAGCGAGTTCATAGCGGCCATGCTTCATCTAAACAAGATCCAGAAAGAGGATCATCTGTTTGCAGCTTTCAACTACTTTGACAAAGATGGAAGTGGCTACATTACTCCAGATGAGCTCCAACAGGCCTGTGAGCAGTTTGGCTTGCAAGATGTTCACTTGGAAGATGTAATACGTGAAGTTGACCAGGATAAC GATGGACGTATCGACTATAGTGAGTTTGTAGCTATGATGCAAGACACAGGTTTAACCGGAAAGCACAAAACATTTAAGCATTGA
- the LOC108460850 gene encoding sucrose-phosphatase 2-like has translation MDRITKAARLMIVSDLDHTMVDHHDPENMSLLRFNALWESNYRHDSLLVFSTGRSPTLYKQLRKEKPMLTPDITIMSVGTEITYGSSMLPDDGWVKILNQKWDRNIVIEETSKFPDLTLQAETEQRPHKVSFYVDKTKAQVVMKELSSRLEKRGLDVKLIYSGGMDLDVLPQGAGKGQALSYLLNKLKTEGTLPVNTLACGDSGNDAELFSIPDVYGVMVSNAQEELLQWHAENAKGNPNIIHAKERCAAGIIEAIGHFNLGSNTSPRDVADFVECKLDRVNPGYEVVKFYLFYERWRRGEAANCETYIASLKASCDPTATFVFPTGVEKTLHECIYAMKGCYGDQRGKQFRVWVDRVLSTPIGLNTWLVKFDKWELSGDERCCCVTTAKINAKGSGGASDGYTWVSVQQKWLEGYEKKDTSIWLF, from the exons ATGGATCGGATTACTAAGGCCGCACGTCTCATGATAGTATCTGATCTTGATCATACGATG GTTGATCATCATGATCCCGAGAACATGTCTTTACTTAGGTTTAATGCCCTTTGGGAATCGAATTATCGTCATGACTCTCTGCTGGTTTTTTCCACTGGGAGGTCACCTACACTCTACAAACAGCTGAGGAAAGAGAAACCCATGCTAACTCCCGATATAACTATTATGTCAGTGGGAACCGAGATAACATATGGCAGCTCGATGCTGCCTGATGATGGCTGGGttaaaattctgaatcagaaatgGGATAGGAACATAGTCATTGAAGAAACCAGCAAGTTTCCTGATCTCACTCTTCAG GCAGAAACAGAGCAGCGACCACACAAGGTTAGCTTTTACGTTGATAAGACTAAGGCCCAAGTAGTGATGAAGGAACTTTCTAGCCGTTTGGAAAAGCGAGGG TTGGATGTTAAACTAATTTATAGTGGGGGAATGGATTTGGATGTATTACCACAAGGTGCTGGCAAAGGACAGGCCCTCTCATATTTACTAAATAAGTTGAAGACTGAGGGAACACTACCTGTTAATACTCTTGCTTGCGGTGATTCTGGAAATGACGCTGAACTCTTCAGCATTCCAGATGTGTATGGAGTCATG GTCAGCAATGCCCAAGAAGAATTGTTGCAATGGCATGCTGAAAATGCAAAAGGTAATCCTAATATAATCCATGCAAAAGAAAGGTGTGCAGCTGGAATCATAGAAGCCATTGGACATTTTAATCTTGGTTCAAACACTTCTCCAAGAGATGTTGCTGATTTTGTGGAATGTAAGCTAGACCGTGTCAATCCAGGTTATGAAGTAGTGAAATTTTACTTGTTCTATGAGCGATGGAGGCGAGGGGAGGCTGCCAACTGCGAGACTTATATAGCAAGTCTGAAAGCTTCTTGT GATCCCACTGCTACTTTTGTCTTTCCAACCGGTGTTGAGAAAACTCTTCATGAATGCATATACGCAATGAAAGGGTGCTATGGAGACCAAAGGGGTAAACAGTTCCGAGTCTGGGTGGATCGTGTATTGTCCACACCAATTGGCTTGAACACATGGCTAGTGAAGTTCGATAAGTGGGAGTTATCTG GTGATGAGCGATGTTGTTGTGTGACCACTGCTAAAATAAATGCGAAG GGATCCGGTGGTGCTTCAGACGGGTACACTTGGGTGAGTGTGCAGCAGAAGTGGTTAGAAGGATATGAAAAGAAGGATACATCAATTTGGCTTTTCTAA